In a genomic window of Punica granatum isolate Tunisia-2019 chromosome 6, ASM765513v2, whole genome shotgun sequence:
- the LOC116212400 gene encoding phosphate transporter PHO1 homolog 1-like: protein MVNFSKQFDGQLVPEWKEAFVDYWQLKKDLKKINLLSIPSHNPPNKTETFFSFLRNFTVSNHRRDHRGVIQVHMKLASSMSRGDLYETELLDQLIDSEAAKDFFSCLDLQLNKVNQFYKSKEKEFLDRGESLKKQIEILVELRSAIKEQQHKGSGSAQDDKEDPSITCTLSCEEESTKDKAEQDDLLQDSSTDKYSDRSEIPPSVESPRPEETCKSMMRTMKREDSKLRSLSSRSFSCQGKNLKINIPLTTPSRTLSAISDLVFEDLISPSSKKCGPDGRKVHINRTRLHHAEKMIRGALVELYKGLGYLNTYRNLNMLAFVKILKKFDKVTGKEVLPIYLKVVESSYFSSSDKVMSLADEVEELFTKHFVGQDRRKALKYLRPQHRKDSHGKTFFIGLFTGCFVALFTGYVIMAHITGMYQRQGDSIYMETVYPVLSMFSLMFLHLFLYGCNIFSWRKARINYNFILELCPTKELKYRDVFLICTTSMTVVVGVMFAHLSLLTKGYSFTEVQAIPGLLLLGFLLVLVCPLNIFYQSSRYRLLKVIRNIILSPFYKVLMLDFFMADQLCSQVPMLRNLEYVACYFITGSYKTQDYGYCMRTKHYQDLAYAVSFLPYYWRAMQCARRWFDEGQTSHLVNLGKYVSAMLAAGAKVAYEKERTVGWLCLVVIVSSCATVYQLYWDFVKDWGLLQPNSKNPWLRNELMLRRKFIYYLSMALNLILRLAWLQSVLHYSFGSIDYRVTGLFMAALEVIRRGLWNFYRLENEHLNNAGKFRAVKTVPLPFHEVDEED, encoded by the exons ATGGTGAACTTCTCTAAGCAGTTTGATGGGCAGCTTGTTCCTGAATGGAAAGAGGCCTTTGTTGATTATTGGCAGCTCAAGAAGGacctcaaaaaaattaatctccTCAGCATTCCATCCCACAACCCACCAAACAAAACCGaaaccttcttctcctttttgaGGAACTTCACCGTCAGCAATCATCGCAGAGACCACCGTGGAGTCATCCAA GTGCACATGAAACTTGCTTCTTCGATGAGTAGAGGGGACTTGTACGAGACAGAGCTGCTGGATCAGCTGATCGATTCTGAGGCGGCCAAGGATTTCTTCTCGTGCTTGGACCTTCAGCTGAATAAGGTGAACCAGTTCTACAAGTCCAAGGAGAAGGAGTTTCTCGACCGAGGGGAGTCGCTGAAGAAGCAGATCGAGATCCTAGTCGAGCTTAGGTCAGCTATCAAGGAACAGCAGCACAAAGGTTCCGGCAGTGCCCAGGACGATAAAGAGGATCCTTCCATTACTTGCACCTTATCATGTG AGGAGGAGTCAACTAAGGACAAAGCAGAACAAGACGATCTTCTGCAAGATAGCAGTACGGACAAGTACTCAGACAGGAGTGAGATTCCGCCGTCTGTGGAATCCCCGAGACCAGAAGAGACGTGCAAGTCCATGATGAGAACAATGAAGAGGGAGGACAGTAAACTGAGGTCTCTCTCGAGTCGTTCATTTAGCTGTCAGGGGaagaatttaaaaatcaatatCCCTTTAACCACGCCGTCACGGACTCTGTCGGCGATAAGCGACTTGGTCTTTGAAGATCTGATCAGCCCTTCGTCAAAGAAATGCGGGCCCGATGGCAGGAAGGTACATATTAACAGGACTAGGCTGCACCACGCAGAGAAGATGATTAGAGGAGCTTTAGTTGAGCTGTACAAAGGGCTGGGCTATCTCAACACTTACAG GAACTTGAACATGCTTGCTTTCGTGAAGATTTTGAAGAAGTTTGATAAA GTGACTGGAAAGGAAGTTCTTCCAATCTACCTGAAAGTCGTGGAGAGTTCTTACTTCAGCAGTTCAGACAAG GTAATGAGCTTGGCTGACGAGGTTGAGGAGCTGTTCACCAAGCACTTTGTTGGACAAGACAGGAGAAAGGCCCTCAAATACCTCAGGCCGCAGCACCGGAAAGACTCGCACGGCAAGACGTTCTTTATTG GGTTGTTTACTGGCTGTTTCGTCGCACTCTTCACCGGGTATGTGATTATGGCTCACATAACCGGAATGTACCAAAGGCAAGGAGACAGCATTTACATGGAAACTGTATACCCCGTCCTCAG TATGTTCAGCTTAATGTTCTTGCACTTATTTCTGTACGGATGCAACATATTCTCTTGGAGAAAGGCACGTATAAACTATAACTTCATATTAGAACTCTGCCCTACAAAGGAGCTCAAGTACAGAGATGTGTTCTTAATCTGTACCACATCGATGACTGTCGTGGTAGGTGTCATGTTTGCTCACCTTTCCCTCCTCACCAAAGGCTACTCCTTTACGGAAGTCCAAGCCATCCCCGGCCTCCTCTTGCTG GGCTTCTTACTAGTGCTCGTATGCCCTCTGAATATTTTCTATCAGTCGAGCCGTTATAGGCTGCTTAAGGTGATAAGGAACATTATCTTGTCCCCTTTTTACAAG GTTCTAATGCTGGATTTTTTCATGGCTGATCAACTATGCAGTCAG GTGCCAATGCTCAGAAACTTGGAGTACGTAGCGTGTTACTTTATAACCGGAAGCTATAAAACTCAGGACTATGGATACTGCATGAGAACAAAACATTACCAGGACCTCGCCTACGCAGTCTCTTTCCTTCCTTATTACTGGAGAGCAATGCAG TGTGCGAGGAGATGGTTCGATGAAGGACAAACGAGCCATCTAGTAAATCTTGGAAAGTACGTGTCTGCAATGTTAGCAGCAGGAGCCAAAGTGGCATACGAGAAGGAGCGGACTGTCGGGTGGCTCTGTCTTGTTGTAATAGTCTCGAGCTGTGCGACTGTTTACCAGTTGTACTGGGACTTTGTCAAGGACTGGGGATTGCTACAACCCAACTCCAAGAACCCGTGGCTCAGGAACGAACTCATGCTCCGTCGCAAGTTCATTTACTACTTATCCATG GCGTTGAACCTCATTTTGAGGCTTGCGTGGCTACAGTCTGTCCTGCACTACAGCTTTGGGAGCATTGATTACAGAGTCACGGGCCTATTTATGGCGGCCCTAGAAGTTATACGAAGAGGGCTCTGGAATTTTTACAg GTTGGAGAATGAGCATCTAAATAATGCAGGCAAGTTCAGGGCAGTCAAGACGGTGCCACTTCCCTTTCATGAAGTGGATGAAGAGGACTGA
- the LOC116210435 gene encoding aspartyl protease AED1-like — protein MAIFRSRTSALFLLLLVLLFHLPPLFPGRELEKRRVHGADMGLNSHRSVLKMKSLVPASTCNPPPTERVGSLPLVHRQGPCSPLLKERLQRCNSTLINLRDQSRINSIRRSLASSSSSSSSIGNDLPGTGLRIPVVGHLEGAGEYVVTVGLGTPRRDLPVIFDTGSPLTWTHCLPCPTQGCCPQNDRCFEPSKSSTYSNPPCPPNCNYSVFYADKSFSNGFYVQDTLTLNADYTFPNFIFGCGQNNSDGFGTSTGILGLALGDHSLISQTTDTFAQIFCYCIPPTYNRQGYLLFGFGALQQCQTNQYTSILSDQTGSFQYFIKLLGITTGKQTLNFSELAPLSSPSRTIIDSGTTISRLPSSVYLALRDEFKKEMSEYPVAQHLPSLGLDTCYNLEGHENVTLPKVVLNFDGTDVNVDPSGVVWRESDSQVCFAFAAKEKEDDLTIIGSTQQRNLNILYNIQANKVEFGTGSCGS, from the exons ATGGCCATTTTCCGTTCCCGGACCTCtgctctgtttcttcttcttcttgttcttctatTTCATCTTCCTCCGCTCTTTCCTGGTCGCGAATTGGAGAAAAGACGTGTTCACGGGGCAGACATGGGGTTGAACAGCCATCGCTCTGTGCTCAAAATGAAGTCCCTAGTCCCAGCATCTACCTGCAACCCTCCTCCCACAG AACGAGTTGGATCGCTACCTTTAGTTCACCGGCAGGGGCCCTGCTCACCGCTCCTCAAGGAAAGGCTGCAACGCTGCAACTCAACCTTGATAAACCTGCGGGACCAGTCTCGAATTAACTCCATCAGACGTTCTCTcgcttcatcatcatcatcatcttccagTATTGGAAATGACCTTCCTGGCACTGGCCTCAGGATACCGGTCGTTGGCCACTTGGAAGGGGCAGGGGAGTATGTGGTCACAGTTGGCCTCGGCACTCCGAGACGCGATCTTCCTGTGATATTTGACACAGGTAGTCCCCTGACGTGGACCCACTGCCTGCCGTGCCCTACTCAGGGCTGCTGTCCCCAGAATGACCGCTGTTTTGAACCCTCCAAGTCCTCCACCTACTCCAACCCACCATGCCCTCCGAATTGCAATTACTCTGTCTTCTATGCAGATAAGTCCTTCTCCAATGGATTCTATGTGCAGGACACCCTCACGCTCAACGCCGATTATACATTTCCAAACTTTATCTTTGGCTGTGGACAGAACAATAGCGATGGTTTCGGCACCAGCACCGGCATTTTAGGCCTTGCACTGGGTGATCATTCCTTGATTTCACAAACGACAGACACTTTTGCACAGATTTTCTGCTATTGTATTCCTCCCACGTACAATAGACAGGGCTACCTCCTCTTTGGTTTCGGAGCTCTTCAACAATGTCAAACCAATCAGTACACTAGTATCTTGTCTGACCAGACTGGGTCGTTCCAGTACTTCATCAAACTCCTTGGGATCACCACTGGGAAACAAACACTAAATTTCTCAGAGTTGGCACCATTGTCTTCTCCTTCTAGGACGATAATAGATTCTGGGACAACTATCAGTCGCCTTCCTTCCTCAGTCTATTTAGCACTTCGGGATGAATTCAAGAAAGAGATGTCGGAGTATCCTGTTGCTCAGCACCTGCCTTCTCTAGGCTTGGACACGTGCTATAACCTCGAGGGTCATGAGAACGTGACCTTACCGAAGGTGGTTCTGAATTTTGATGGTACAGATGTCAATGTTGACCCATCTGGAGTTGTTTGGAGGGAGAGCGACTCTCAAGTCTGCTTTGCTTTCGCAGCAAAGGAGAAGGAGGATGACCTGACCATAATTGGCAGCACGCAGCAGAGGAACCTCAACATTCTATACAACATACAGGCTAACAAGGTTGAGTTCGGGACTGGCAGCTGCGGCAGTTGA
- the LOC116211778 gene encoding uncharacterized protein LOC116211778 gives MSNTKLVALTIVCLFLASNYQLVSPFRVARLLYSVPPADDGHSKVPAVGSRPRQDGSHTGNTSPSGWTMPPPPTSTTKFAYNSTTASCPSSHATSTATTITRSKVNSPPSATTSSTATVNCPSAGSP, from the exons ATGTCCAACACCAAGCTTGTCGCTCTCACCATCGTGTGTCTCTTCTTGGCTTCGAACTATCAGTTAGTCTCACCGTTTCGAGTGGCCCGACTGCTCTATTCCGTTCCTCCAGCGG ACGACGGTCACAGCAAAGTCCCAGCAGTAGGAAGCAGACCGCGACAGGACGGTTCTCATACAGGGAACACCTCGCCCTCTGGGTGGACAATGCCACCGCCGCCAACATCAACGACTAAGTTCGCGTACAATTCCACGACTGCAAGCTGCCCATCCTCGCATGCGACTTCTACCGCGACGACTATCACCAGGTCGAAAGTCAACAGCCCGCCTAGTGCCACAACAAGCTCAACTGCAACCGTAAACTGCCCGAGTGCTGGATCCCCTTAG
- the LOC116211902 gene encoding uncharacterized protein LOC116211902: protein MFNTKLVALTIVCLFLASNCQLVSPFRAAQLLYADPPADNGHNKAGVGGSPVRRDGGHTGNTSHSGTMPPSPPTVAKYAYNSTNATVSCQSPHGSSTSTTTTITSSNINSPTGVPTNTSATAECRIVESP, encoded by the exons ATGTTCAACACCAAGCTTGTCGCTCTCACCATCGTGTGTCTCTTCTTGGCTTCTAACTGTCAGTTAGTCTCACCGTTTCGAGCGGCCCAACTGCTCTATGCAGATCCTCCGGCAG ACAATGGTCACAACAAAGCCGGAGTAGGAGGAAGCCCAGTGCGACGGGACGGTGGTCATACAGGGAACACCTCGCACTCTGGGACAATGCCACCGTCGCCACCAACAGTGGCTAAGTACGCGTACAATTCCACGAACGCCACTGTTAGCTGCCAGTCCCCGCATGGATCCTCAACTTCCACCACGACGACTATCACCAGTTCGAATATCAACAGCCCGACTGGTGTCCCCACAAACACAAGTGCAACCGCAGAATGCCGGATTGTTGAATCCCCTTAG